A part of Desulfotomaculum nigrificans DSM 574 genomic DNA contains:
- a CDS encoding phosphoglycerate kinase: MPKKSVKDIEVKGKRVFVRVDFNVPLDGEVITDDTRIRKALPTIQYLMEQGARVILASHLGRPKGEVVEKYRLTPVARRLSELLGKEVIKVNDSVGEEVKQAIAAMQNGDVLLLENVRFHAEETKNDEKYARQLAELADVFVNDAFGAAHRAHASTAGIAKYLPAVAGFLMEKELTMLGQAVTTPRRPFVAIIGGAKVSDKIGVIENLLSKVDTLIIGGGMANTFLRAQGYQTGKSLVEPDKVDLARELIERAATRQVELLLPTDVVVARAFEPTAENRVVTVTKIPEDWMVLDIGPATAAKYAEAVQKAATVVWNGPMGVFEMDVFAKGTEAVAKALADSPAITIIGGGDSVAAVNKIGVADKISHISTGGGASLEFLEGKELPGVAVLQSK, translated from the coding sequence ATGCCAAAAAAGTCTGTCAAAGACATTGAGGTAAAAGGCAAGCGGGTCTTTGTCCGGGTGGATTTCAACGTTCCCCTGGACGGAGAAGTCATTACCGATGACACCCGTATCCGCAAGGCTTTACCCACCATCCAATACCTGATGGAACAGGGGGCCAGGGTGATCCTGGCCTCCCACCTGGGCCGCCCCAAAGGCGAAGTGGTTGAAAAATACCGTTTGACCCCGGTGGCCAGAAGGCTTTCGGAATTGCTGGGCAAGGAAGTTATCAAGGTGAACGACTCGGTGGGGGAAGAAGTTAAGCAAGCCATTGCAGCCATGCAGAACGGTGATGTGCTGCTGCTGGAAAATGTCCGTTTCCATGCCGAGGAAACCAAAAATGATGAAAAATACGCCAGACAGCTGGCGGAACTGGCCGATGTCTTTGTCAACGATGCCTTTGGCGCCGCCCACCGGGCCCATGCATCAACAGCCGGAATTGCCAAATATCTGCCCGCTGTGGCCGGTTTTCTGATGGAGAAGGAACTGACAATGTTGGGCCAGGCGGTAACCACCCCCAGGCGGCCCTTTGTGGCCATTATCGGAGGCGCCAAGGTATCCGATAAAATCGGCGTCATTGAGAACCTGTTAAGTAAAGTTGATACATTGATCATCGGCGGCGGGATGGCCAACACCTTTTTAAGGGCCCAGGGTTACCAAACCGGTAAATCCCTGGTGGAACCAGACAAGGTGGACCTGGCCAGAGAACTGATAGAGCGGGCTGCAACCCGCCAGGTGGAACTGCTTTTACCCACCGATGTGGTGGTGGCGCGGGCCTTTGAACCAACTGCCGAGAACCGGGTGGTAACGGTGACAAAGATTCCGGAGGACTGGATGGTGCTGGACATCGGACCGGCCACTGCTGCTAAGTATGCTGAAGCGGTTCAAAAAGCAGCAACCGTTGTTTGGAACGGGCCCATGGGAGTTTTTGAAATGGATGTCTTTGCCAAAGGCACTGAAGCAGTGGCCAAAGCCCTGGCGGATTCTCCTGCCATTACCATTATAGGGGGCGGTGACTCGGTGGCGGCGGTGAATAAGATTGGCGTAGCGGATAAGATCAGCCATATCTCAACCGGCGGCGGGGCCTCCCTGGAGTTCCTGGAAGGGAAAGAGTTGCCCGGGGTAGCGGTGCTTCAGAGTAAATAA
- the glpB gene encoding anaerobic glycerol-3-phosphate dehydrogenase subunit GlpB has translation MNKYTDVLIIGAGLSGLMAAAKAAEQGKKVMLVAKGMGAVGLSSGCIDLWGYNLEDPNQVCQDPLAEIARLCAVNPQHPYARVRDVLEESLLFFRRVCQENGYPYLDHRGGNWLLPTALGTLRPTYLAPASMALGDLQQVRGVLVVGFRELKDFYPDVLAANLKKSGVLQANCPLNTLMVCAGGGELTPNTLAHRLENPVVVDRIVDQIKPHLLPGAVLLLPPVLGERWDSQVAKNLAEKLGHPVYEVANIPPALPGQRLQQMLLHHVKGRGVEVVIGCTVNGARVADKRCTEVLATGAGKPIKISAKTVILATGSFLGGGLESKPGKAWESIFRLPVETGHEKWSARDFLSMAGHLFNQMGIKVNEHLRPVDKTGEVIIENVMVTGANLAGCNHPIEKCGNGVAVASGYKAGKLAGEVGE, from the coding sequence ATGAATAAATATACGGACGTATTAATAATCGGAGCCGGGCTCTCCGGACTCATGGCCGCTGCCAAAGCTGCCGAACAAGGTAAAAAAGTGATGCTGGTGGCCAAAGGCATGGGGGCGGTGGGACTTTCCTCCGGCTGTATTGACCTCTGGGGTTATAACCTGGAGGATCCGAACCAGGTATGTCAGGACCCTCTGGCTGAAATTGCCAGGCTGTGCGCTGTCAACCCGCAGCATCCCTATGCCAGGGTACGGGATGTGCTGGAGGAAAGCCTTCTCTTTTTCCGGCGGGTTTGCCAGGAAAATGGTTACCCGTACCTGGACCACAGGGGGGGCAACTGGCTGCTTCCCACCGCCCTTGGCACTCTGCGCCCCACATACCTGGCCCCCGCCAGCATGGCCTTAGGTGACCTGCAGCAAGTCCGCGGCGTTCTGGTGGTGGGCTTTCGAGAATTAAAGGATTTCTACCCGGACGTGCTGGCAGCCAACCTGAAAAAGTCCGGGGTACTACAGGCCAATTGCCCCTTAAATACCCTGATGGTATGCGCCGGCGGGGGAGAACTTACCCCTAACACGCTGGCCCACCGTCTGGAGAACCCGGTGGTGGTGGATCGTATCGTTGACCAAATAAAGCCCCACCTGTTGCCCGGTGCGGTCTTGCTGTTGCCGCCGGTACTGGGGGAACGTTGGGATTCCCAAGTGGCAAAGAACCTGGCCGAGAAACTGGGTCACCCGGTTTACGAAGTGGCCAATATACCCCCGGCTTTACCCGGGCAAAGGTTGCAGCAAATGCTGCTGCATCACGTTAAGGGCCGGGGCGTTGAAGTGGTCATTGGCTGCACGGTCAACGGCGCCCGGGTGGCCGACAAACGCTGTACGGAAGTGCTGGCCACCGGCGCCGGCAAACCAATAAAAATATCCGCCAAAACCGTTATACTGGCCACCGGTTCATTCCTCGGGGGAGGCCTGGAGTCCAAACCGGGCAAAGCCTGGGAAAGCATTTTCCGTTTGCCGGTGGAAACCGGCCATGAAAAGTGGTCTGCTCGGGATTTCCTGTCCATGGCAGGGCACCTGTTTAACCAAATGGGCATCAAGGTAAATGAACACTTGCGGCCGGTCGATAAAACGGGAGAGGTCATCATAGAAAATGTTATGGTCACCGGTGCCAATCTGGCGGGCTGCAACCACCCCATTGAAAAATGCGGCAACGGGGTGGCGGTTGCTTCGGGATATAAGGCAGGAAAACTGGCAGGGGAGGTGGGAGAATGA
- the gap gene encoding type I glyceraldehyde-3-phosphate dehydrogenase, whose translation MTVKIAINGFGRIGRNVLRAMLKRDLFGPGAPVEVVAVNDLTDPQTLAHLLKYDSVHGELDAEVACTENTILVNGTEIKVCAETDPAKLPWSELGVDIVIESTGRFTKGTDAAKHIQAGAKKVIISAPGKEVDATIVMGVNDHTYDPANHHVISNASCTTNCLAPFAKVLHEKFGIVKGLMTTVHSYTNDQRILDLPHKDLRRARAAGQSIIPTTTGAAKAVALVLPELKGKLNGFAMRVPTPNVSVVDLVAELAKPTNAEEVNAALKEAAEGPLKGILAFSSLPLVSKDFNGNPHSSIIDGLSTMVIEGNMVKVVSWYDNEWGYSNRVLDLALLVAEKGL comes from the coding sequence ATGACAGTTAAAATTGCCATCAACGGTTTCGGACGGATTGGTAGAAATGTTTTAAGGGCCATGTTGAAACGGGATTTGTTTGGTCCGGGAGCGCCTGTTGAGGTCGTAGCCGTAAACGACCTGACCGACCCGCAAACCCTGGCTCATTTGCTGAAGTATGATTCTGTACATGGCGAACTGGATGCTGAAGTGGCTTGCACCGAAAATACCATTCTGGTTAACGGTACTGAAATTAAAGTATGTGCTGAAACCGATCCGGCTAAACTGCCCTGGAGCGAACTGGGTGTTGATATTGTCATTGAGTCCACCGGCCGCTTTACAAAGGGCACGGATGCCGCTAAACATATCCAGGCCGGCGCTAAAAAGGTAATTATCTCTGCACCCGGCAAAGAAGTGGATGCCACCATTGTTATGGGGGTTAATGACCATACCTACGACCCGGCCAACCATCATGTTATCTCTAACGCTTCTTGCACCACCAACTGCCTGGCCCCCTTTGCCAAAGTGTTGCATGAAAAATTTGGCATTGTGAAGGGCTTAATGACCACCGTACACTCCTATACAAACGACCAGCGTATTTTGGATTTGCCTCACAAGGATTTGCGTCGTGCCCGGGCGGCAGGACAATCTATTATTCCCACCACCACCGGCGCGGCCAAAGCGGTGGCCCTGGTGCTGCCTGAATTAAAGGGTAAGCTGAATGGTTTTGCCATGAGGGTTCCCACCCCCAACGTGTCCGTGGTGGATCTGGTGGCTGAACTGGCCAAACCCACCAACGCAGAGGAGGTTAACGCCGCCCTCAAAGAAGCTGCCGAGGGCCCCCTGAAGGGTATTCTTGCTTTCAGTTCCTTACCGCTGGTGTCCAAAGACTTTAATGGTAATCCCCATTCTTCCATTATTGACGGCCTTTCCACCATGGTCATTGAAGGGAATATGGTCAAGGTGGTTTCCTGGTACGACAACGAATGGGGCTATTCCAACCGCGTGCTGGATCTGGCGCTGCTGGTAGCTGAAAAGGGGCTGTAA
- a CDS encoding anaerobic glycerol-3-phosphate dehydrogenase subunit C — MSSDYRLALDNCIKCSICVSHCPVARVTDQFAGPKQNGPDLERFRLEEPAAVHPSVGYCTNCKGCDVVCPSGVAVSAMNCRARGEYVSMHGAPLRDKILARVDRMGRAARLAPSLVNRLAGLRPLRLLAEKMLGISAAMIMPRYAQKTFLELYKPQNVGDTGRKVLYYPGCYVNYNAPEVGLALAEVLAHNNIRVEVEQFDCCGLPLIANGLLDTARDQAKKNLAKLQGYINRGYDIVTTCPSCHLTLRQEYRELFQLNTDPLHEKMLDVFEYLSVLLQQGKLVTRFEELPLQVGYHRPCHLKAAGCGVPSREILQLIPGLRVADLDAGCCGLAGTYGFKKEKYAISQAIGRNVFNAVKELGVRQAISECGMCQLQIHHLTGVAVYHPLQVLAQACGHGKWLAK; from the coding sequence ATGAGCAGTGATTACCGACTTGCTTTAGATAACTGCATAAAATGCTCCATTTGCGTGTCCCATTGCCCGGTGGCCAGGGTGACGGACCAGTTTGCCGGTCCCAAGCAAAACGGGCCCGACCTGGAGCGTTTCCGGTTGGAGGAACCGGCGGCGGTACACCCGTCCGTCGGTTATTGCACCAACTGTAAAGGATGTGATGTGGTCTGTCCCTCGGGCGTTGCCGTCTCGGCCATGAACTGCCGGGCCAGGGGAGAATATGTGTCCATGCATGGCGCTCCCCTGCGGGATAAGATCCTGGCCAGGGTAGACCGGATGGGTAGAGCAGCCCGGCTGGCGCCGTCCCTGGTGAACCGGTTGGCTGGCTTGCGACCTCTCCGGCTACTGGCGGAAAAAATGCTGGGTATAAGCGCCGCCATGATCATGCCCCGCTATGCCCAAAAAACCTTTCTGGAATTATATAAGCCCCAAAACGTTGGCGATACCGGGAGAAAAGTGCTGTACTATCCGGGATGCTATGTAAACTACAATGCGCCTGAGGTCGGGTTGGCCCTGGCAGAAGTTTTGGCGCATAACAACATCCGGGTGGAAGTGGAGCAATTTGACTGCTGCGGCCTGCCGTTAATTGCTAACGGATTGTTAGATACGGCCAGGGATCAGGCCAAGAAAAACCTGGCCAAGTTACAGGGTTATATCAACAGGGGTTATGATATTGTCACCACCTGTCCCAGCTGCCATCTCACCTTGCGGCAAGAATACCGGGAACTCTTTCAATTGAATACCGACCCGTTACATGAAAAAATGCTGGATGTCTTTGAATATTTAAGCGTGTTGCTACAGCAAGGGAAATTGGTTACCCGCTTTGAGGAATTGCCCTTACAAGTGGGTTACCACCGGCCCTGTCACCTTAAAGCGGCCGGGTGTGGTGTGCCTTCCCGGGAGATCCTGCAATTGATCCCCGGTTTGCGGGTGGCAGACCTGGATGCCGGGTGCTGCGGCCTTGCGGGTACCTACGGGTTTAAAAAAGAAAAATACGCCATCAGCCAGGCAATCGGCCGCAATGTTTTTAACGCTGTAAAAGAACTGGGGGTTCGGCAGGCCATCAGCGAATGCGGCATGTGCCAGTTACAAATTCACCATCTTACCGGTGTTGCTGTGTACCATCCCCTCCAGGTGCTGGCACAGGCCTGTGGCCATGGCAAATGGCTTGCCAAGTAA
- the pyk gene encoding pyruvate kinase codes for MRKTKIICTIGPASESAEQVQRLLAAGMDVARLNFSHGTHEEHGRRISTLREEAAKLGKHLAIILDTKGPEIRTRMVPEQGMYLCSGDTFILDTDPELGSRERVGITYRDLWQEVVPGTRILIDDGQIELEVTAVQQERITTVVRNGGLLKSQKGVNIPGVSIQLPAVTEKDIADIRFGLSQGIDFIAASFVRKAADILAVRRIVEEAGASVHIIAKIENREGLQNLDAILQVADGLMVARGDLGVEIPAEEVPIAQKEMINKCNLLGKPVIVATQMLDSMIRQPRPTRAEASDVANAILDGADAIMLSGETAAGKFPVEAVKMMDKIARRTETILSNKSRERNPHINVTEAISHASCTIAEDLNAAAILTPTHSGLTARMISKYRPRCPIVAATPFAGTARRLALQWGVQPLLVPESAGTDQVMSVAVTTALQHNLVQTGDVVVITAGVPAGQAGTTNMIKIQVVGNILTRGAGIGRQAYSGTARKITSPETDTFNNGDVLVAAAIDADFMSLVARAGALVVEEGGLTSHAAIAALHYGIPAVVGAAEALIKISDGQTVTVDALSGVVYEGSVAIL; via the coding sequence ATGAGAAAAACAAAAATTATTTGTACCATCGGGCCGGCCAGTGAAAGCGCGGAACAGGTACAGCGGCTGTTGGCTGCCGGAATGGATGTGGCGAGGCTGAATTTTTCCCATGGCACCCACGAAGAACACGGCAGACGCATCTCCACCCTCCGGGAAGAGGCTGCCAAATTGGGTAAGCATTTGGCCATTATTCTTGATACCAAAGGGCCTGAAATCCGTACAAGAATGGTTCCTGAGCAGGGTATGTATCTCTGTAGCGGTGACACCTTTATACTGGACACCGATCCCGAACTCGGTTCCCGAGAAAGGGTGGGCATTACTTACCGAGACCTGTGGCAGGAGGTGGTCCCGGGAACCCGGATTTTAATTGATGACGGGCAAATTGAACTGGAGGTCACCGCTGTGCAGCAGGAGCGGATCACTACCGTGGTGCGCAATGGCGGGCTCCTGAAGTCCCAAAAGGGAGTCAACATCCCCGGAGTTTCCATTCAACTGCCTGCCGTTACCGAAAAAGACATTGCGGACATCCGGTTCGGGCTTTCCCAGGGTATTGATTTCATTGCCGCGTCCTTTGTCCGCAAAGCGGCCGATATTCTGGCGGTACGCCGGATCGTTGAAGAGGCGGGTGCCAGTGTGCATATCATTGCCAAAATTGAGAACAGAGAAGGGCTGCAAAACCTCGATGCCATTTTACAAGTGGCCGATGGGCTGATGGTAGCCCGTGGGGACCTCGGGGTGGAGATTCCGGCTGAGGAAGTGCCCATTGCCCAAAAAGAAATGATCAATAAATGCAATCTTCTGGGCAAGCCGGTGATCGTTGCCACACAAATGTTGGACTCTATGATTCGTCAGCCCCGCCCCACCCGGGCCGAAGCCAGCGATGTAGCCAACGCCATTTTAGACGGGGCCGACGCCATCATGTTATCCGGCGAAACCGCTGCCGGTAAGTTTCCGGTGGAAGCGGTAAAAATGATGGATAAAATCGCCAGACGTACAGAAACTATACTGTCGAACAAAAGCAGAGAGAGAAACCCTCACATTAATGTGACGGAAGCAATCAGTCACGCCAGCTGTACCATTGCAGAAGATCTCAATGCAGCGGCCATATTGACGCCCACTCATTCCGGGCTGACTGCCAGGATGATTTCCAAATACCGTCCCCGGTGCCCCATTGTGGCAGCTACACCCTTTGCAGGGACGGCCCGGCGGTTGGCCCTGCAGTGGGGGGTGCAACCGCTGCTGGTTCCGGAAAGCGCCGGTACGGACCAGGTGATGTCGGTGGCAGTGACTACGGCTCTGCAGCACAACCTGGTGCAAACCGGTGATGTGGTGGTGATTACCGCCGGTGTCCCCGCCGGTCAAGCAGGAACCACCAACATGATCAAGATCCAGGTTGTGGGTAATATTTTAACCAGGGGAGCCGGTATCGGCCGTCAGGCCTACTCGGGGACTGCCCGGAAGATCACCTCTCCTGAAACGGACACCTTCAACAACGGGGATGTCCTGGTGGCAGCTGCCATTGATGCCGATTTTATGTCACTGGTGGCCCGGGCCGGGGCGCTGGTTGTTGAGGAGGGCGGTTTAACTTCCCACGCTGCCATTGCGGCCCTGCATTATGGTATTCCGGCGGTGGTAGGTGCGGCAGAGGCTTTAATAAAAATTTCCGATGGGCAGACCGTTACGGTGGACGCCCTCTCGGGGGTGGTTTACGAAGGTTCTGTAGCCATTCTATAG
- a CDS encoding DeoR/GlpR family DNA-binding transcription regulator, giving the protein MSGERQEKIRLLLQEHGHLTVSELAQRFEVSEMTIRRDLKALAALGLVQREHGRALYPQTATNTRFFSRLGEAEREKTAIGRLAAGLVAEGETIILDAGTTTLAVAQSINKPCVVITNSLPIASVLANREGETTVLVTGGEVRGTTHALVGPMARAGFAGFNADKLFLAATGVSIERGLSTNNMLESEVKQAMLTAAREVILVAHSAKFNHVYYHTFARWDKVHTVITDAGLPEATRRELENLGVKVLVAQL; this is encoded by the coding sequence ATGAGTGGCGAGCGCCAAGAGAAGATTCGCTTATTACTCCAGGAACACGGGCATCTGACCGTCTCGGAATTGGCCCAGCGTTTTGAAGTATCTGAAATGACCATTCGACGGGACTTAAAGGCCCTTGCCGCTTTAGGCCTGGTGCAGCGTGAACACGGGCGGGCGCTCTATCCTCAGACTGCCACCAATACTCGTTTTTTCTCCCGGTTGGGAGAGGCCGAGCGGGAAAAAACCGCCATTGGCCGTTTGGCTGCGGGTCTGGTTGCAGAGGGAGAGACCATTATCCTGGACGCGGGGACAACCACCCTGGCTGTTGCGCAATCCATCAACAAACCCTGTGTTGTCATTACCAACTCGCTGCCCATCGCCTCGGTTCTGGCCAACCGCGAGGGGGAAACCACCGTGCTGGTTACCGGGGGGGAAGTGCGGGGAACCACCCACGCACTGGTGGGGCCGATGGCCCGGGCCGGTTTTGCTGGCTTCAATGCTGACAAGTTGTTTCTTGCTGCTACCGGTGTCAGCATTGAACGCGGGTTGTCTACCAACAATATGTTGGAATCAGAGGTTAAACAGGCCATGCTGACTGCCGCCAGGGAAGTCATTCTGGTGGCCCATAGTGCGAAATTTAATCATGTATACTATCACACCTTTGCCCGGTGGGATAAGGTACATACCGTGATTACCGATGCCGGGTTGCCGGAGGCAACCCGCAGGGAACTTGAAAATTTAGGGGTCAAAGTATTGGTAGCTCAACTATAA
- the tpiA gene encoding triose-phosphate isomerase, with the protein MRQLIIAGNWKMHKNIHEALEFLQELRGKLDSTPVEAVVCPPFTALAPVAEALKGSNIALGAQNMHWEKQGAYTGEVSPLMLREIGCKYVILGHSERRQYFGETDESVNKKVKAALEHGLVPIICVGETLDQREAGITEQVVATQTTGALEGLTPGQVAGLVIAYEPVWAIGTGKTASEKDAQQVNRYIRKVIADQYGAAAAEAVRIQYGGSVKPGNARALMSQPDIDGALVGGASLQVDDFVGIIENSL; encoded by the coding sequence ATGCGGCAGTTAATCATCGCCGGAAACTGGAAGATGCATAAAAATATTCACGAGGCACTGGAGTTTTTGCAAGAATTGCGAGGGAAATTGGACAGCACACCGGTGGAAGCGGTGGTATGCCCGCCCTTTACCGCTCTGGCGCCGGTGGCCGAAGCCTTAAAGGGCAGCAACATTGCTCTGGGCGCCCAAAACATGCACTGGGAAAAGCAAGGGGCCTATACCGGGGAAGTTTCACCCCTTATGCTAAGGGAGATCGGGTGTAAATATGTCATCCTGGGCCACTCGGAAAGAAGGCAGTACTTTGGAGAAACCGACGAGAGTGTTAACAAAAAAGTGAAAGCAGCCCTGGAACACGGTCTTGTTCCCATCATCTGTGTGGGAGAGACCCTGGACCAGCGGGAAGCCGGCATCACCGAACAAGTGGTGGCCACCCAGACCACAGGGGCCCTGGAGGGTCTGACCCCCGGGCAGGTGGCGGGCCTGGTCATTGCCTATGAACCGGTCTGGGCCATCGGCACCGGTAAAACAGCCTCGGAGAAAGATGCCCAGCAGGTCAACCGCTACATCCGTAAAGTGATTGCCGACCAATACGGTGCTGCTGCTGCCGAGGCGGTGCGCATACAATATGGCGGCAGTGTGAAGCCCGGCAATGCCAGGGCGTTAATGTCGCAGCCGGATATCGACGGCGCCCTGGTGGGCGGCGCCAGCCTGCAAGTGGACGACTTTGTCGGTATCATTGAAAACTCTCTGTGA
- the gpmI gene encoding 2,3-bisphosphoglycerate-independent phosphoglycerate mutase, whose amino-acid sequence MNNEKRPLALIILDGWGVSENEKGNAIAQAETPNIKKFMANYPYTALECSGLAVGLPEGQMGNSEVGHLNMGAGRVVYQELTRITKSIKDGDFFSNPELVKAAQKAKENNAALHIMGLLSDGGVHSHIKHIFAALRLAARQGLTGVYFHAFLDGRDVPPASAKEYMRALLAKMKELGVGQVATVSGRYYAMDRDRRWERTEQAYRAMVYAEGLQANSPVEAIDAAYERGETDEFVKPTVITDEHKQPVARIADGDSVIFINFRPDRARQITRAFVDDDFTGFNRGPGRPRVHFVCMTVYDKTIEAPVAFPPHQLVNTLGEWLSKQGLKQLRLAETEKYAHVTFFFNGGVEPPNPNEERILIPSPKVATYDLKPEMSANEITDAFLANLQKGTFDVIITNFANPDMVGHTGDLEATKSAIETVDKCLGRIAPAMLEKSGTVIITADHGNAEKMRDDHGGPYTAHTTDPVPFVLVSDRYKGAKLREGGSLPDIAPTMLDILGLPKPPEMTGESLLKSQG is encoded by the coding sequence TTGAACAATGAAAAACGTCCCCTGGCCTTAATTATCCTGGATGGCTGGGGTGTCAGTGAAAATGAGAAGGGCAACGCCATTGCCCAGGCGGAAACACCAAACATTAAAAAATTCATGGCCAACTATCCCTACACTGCTCTGGAGTGTTCCGGACTGGCCGTGGGCCTGCCCGAAGGGCAGATGGGGAACTCCGAGGTGGGACACCTGAACATGGGGGCCGGTCGGGTGGTTTACCAGGAACTTACCCGCATCACCAAGTCCATCAAAGACGGGGATTTCTTCAGCAACCCGGAACTGGTGAAGGCTGCGCAAAAAGCCAAAGAAAACAACGCCGCCCTGCACATCATGGGACTGCTGTCGGACGGCGGGGTGCACAGCCACATCAAACATATCTTTGCCGCCCTCCGACTGGCGGCCCGGCAGGGGCTGACCGGCGTCTATTTTCACGCCTTCCTGGACGGCCGGGATGTGCCGCCCGCCAGCGCCAAGGAATACATGCGGGCCCTGCTGGCCAAAATGAAAGAACTGGGCGTGGGACAAGTGGCCACCGTCTCCGGGCGGTATTATGCCATGGACCGTGACCGCCGCTGGGAACGCACCGAACAGGCCTACCGGGCCATGGTTTATGCCGAAGGACTGCAGGCCAACTCGCCGGTGGAAGCCATTGATGCGGCCTACGAGCGGGGAGAAACGGACGAATTTGTCAAACCCACCGTCATCACCGACGAACACAAACAACCGGTGGCCAGGATAGCCGACGGGGATTCCGTTATCTTCATCAATTTCCGCCCGGACCGGGCCAGACAAATCACCCGGGCCTTTGTGGACGACGACTTTACCGGCTTTAACCGGGGACCCGGCCGACCCCGGGTACATTTCGTCTGTATGACAGTCTATGACAAAACCATTGAAGCGCCGGTGGCCTTCCCGCCCCATCAGCTGGTCAACACCCTGGGAGAATGGCTGAGCAAGCAGGGACTGAAGCAGCTCCGGCTGGCGGAGACGGAAAAATATGCCCATGTCACCTTCTTCTTCAACGGGGGCGTGGAACCGCCCAACCCCAACGAAGAAAGAATATTAATTCCTTCTCCCAAAGTGGCCACCTACGACCTGAAGCCGGAAATGTCGGCCAACGAAATTACCGACGCATTCCTCGCCAACCTGCAAAAAGGAACATTCGACGTCATCATCACCAACTTTGCCAACCCGGACATGGTGGGCCATACCGGCGACCTGGAAGCCACCAAAAGCGCCATCGAAACAGTAGACAAGTGCCTGGGCAGAATTGCTCCCGCCATGCTGGAAAAGTCGGGCACCGTGATTATTACCGCCGACCACGGCAATGCAGAAAAAATGAGAGACGACCACGGTGGCCCCTACACCGCCCATACCACCGACCCGGTCCCCTTTGTGCTGGTAAGTGACCGGTACAAAGGCGCCAAACTCCGGGAGGGCGGCAGCCTGCCGGACATCGCCCCCACCATGCTGGATATTCTGGGCTTGCCCAAGCCCCCGGAAATGACCGGGGAGAGCCTTCTTAAGTCTCAAGGGTAA